In Rhizobium sp. 9140, the genomic stretch GCAAACGCGTTGATCAGCATGTTGACCTCCGGGATCGGCATCGCGCCGACAGAGCCGACAACGTTCGACTTGGTCATCTTGCCGGCAAGCATGCCCGCGAGATAGGCGCCATCGAAGTTCCACGTGCCGAAGACGCCGAAGTTATCGCCGGCTTCCTTGCCGCTGGAGCCCATCACGAAGGCGGTATCCGGATAGTCGGCCGCAACCTCGCGCGCCTGTTTCTCGACCGGGAACGTCTCGCCAATAATCAGCTTTGCCCCCTGCTCCGCATATTCGCGCATGGCGCGCGGATAGTCCGTGCCGGAAACACCTTCCGAGAAGACATATTCGATGATGCCTTCCTTTGCGGCGTCCTGCAGCGCCTTGTGCAGCACAGAGTTCCACGCGTTTTCGACCGGAGACCCGTGAACGCCGGCCACCATCACGGGCGTTGCGGCGCGAAGGGAGGGCGCAAACGCGCTTGCGCCCAAGGCCATTCCCGATGCCAGAACGGCACGGCGCGACATCAAGAATTGCTTCGTCATTTGCGGTCCCCATTTTTACCGATTGGTTCAATTTCTATGAGGGGCCTAAAAATGTGTCAAGCGGCTTGATGGGTTATAAAATGAGCAAGAGCGATCTACCCACAGCTCCTTCAAGAATGTGACGCCTTGGACAAACCCGTGTCCGCAACAACCCAGCGCAATGGCGGTGGAAGCGCCAGTCACGCCGGATCATTCGGGAAACGTTGACCGTCTACATCGTCAGCGGGAGAGCATCGCGTTTTCCAAAGACCTCCTTTGCTGCAGACAGACCGTTGAGTGCCGCCGGAAACCCAGCATAAACCGCCATCTGCATCATGATCTCCGTGATTTCCTTCCGTGATAGCCCAACATTCAGCCCCGCCTCGATATGAACCTTCAGCTGCGGCGCTGCCGTGCCCATGGCAGTCAAAGCCGCAATGGTCGCGATCTCCCGGGCACGCAGATCGAGGCCGGGACGGCTGTAGATGTCGCCGAACGGAAATTCGAGGAGGTATGTTGCAAAATCCGGGGCGATATCCGCCAGTGCGGCAACGACATTTTCCCCGGCCTGCCCGTCGATTTCAGCGAGCGCCCGCCGGCCTCTTTCCAGCCGGCTTTCGCCCGTCGCCTGGTGTTCCTGTGTCATGATGGTCCGTCCTTTTTTCTGCCCCGGCATATCCGGAGATCTTGGCGTCGAGGACGAGAAGATTGGCCTGGAGATCGGCGAGGTGTTCGCCGACACGATTCCGGTGCTGCTCCAGAAGGACACGCCGCTCCGGTTCCGTTGCGGGACCACGGCTGCGAAGTTCGGCGTAGAGCAGCATCTCCCGGATCGGCATGCCCGTCGCCTTCAGCCGGCGCAGGAAGGCGATCCAGATAAGGATGGCCGCATCGTAATCGCGTTGGCTCGACCTATCGCGATCGGCGTAGGGCAGCAGACCGATGCGCTCGTAGTAGCGGATCGTATGCGCCGACAGTCCGGAGCGTTTTGCAAGCTCACCGATCTTCATAGGCCCTCTTCTCTTTCAACGACGCTTCAAAGGCTACGGGTTCGAGTGCGCTCTCAGTCAAGCGTTCTTTTCTAATTCCCTGTCGCCGCCTTCAATCGGCGTTACGGGCAAGAGCTGACTGGCGGCAAGAGGGTAAGGCTTCGTAAAGCATACGGGCGACTTTTCGCTTGAAAAAAACCTTGATGGATACCCTCAAATTAGGGTCGGCCTAATTTGTATGCAATCTGTTAGATCATGCGCTTTAGACT encodes the following:
- a CDS encoding carboxymuconolactone decarboxylase family protein, encoding MTQEHQATGESRLERGRRALAEIDGQAGENVVAALADIAPDFATYLLEFPFGDIYSRPGLDLRAREIATIAALTAMGTAAPQLKVHIEAGLNVGLSRKEITEIMMQMAVYAGFPAALNGLSAAKEVFGKRDALPLTM
- a CDS encoding BMP family protein → MTKQFLMSRRAVLASGMALGASAFAPSLRAATPVMVAGVHGSPVENAWNSVLHKALQDAAKEGIIEYVFSEGVSGTDYPRAMREYAEQGAKLIIGETFPVEKQAREVAADYPDTAFVMGSSGKEAGDNFGVFGTWNFDGAYLAGMLAGKMTKSNVVGSVGAMPIPEVNMLINAFAAGVKAANPDAKHLVTFIGTFFDPPKAREAGLAQIDAGADILFGERIGTADAAKERGIKSVGSLVDYTPRYPDTVFANALWNFRPILNAALADVAAGKPTGRDYTAYGLMKEGGSDIVFVKGVAPADAEAAMEAKRAEIKAGTFDVPRVADEPK
- a CDS encoding MerR family transcriptional regulator, which translates into the protein MKIGELAKRSGLSAHTIRYYERIGLLPYADRDRSSQRDYDAAILIWIAFLRRLKATGMPIREMLLYAELRSRGPATEPERRVLLEQHRNRVGEHLADLQANLLVLDAKISGYAGAEKRTDHHDTGTPGDGRKPAGKRPAGAR